The following coding sequences are from one Hymenobacter sp. DG25A window:
- a CDS encoding MmcQ/YjbR family DNA-binding protein, protein MNLEDLRSFCQHLPAATEDIKWGHDLCFSVGQKMFCVMSLDSPTTVSFKASDEDFALLTETPAIIPAPYMARHHWMLVQELRRFTTPEWQEYVRKSYELVWAKLSRRVQQELSARSSA, encoded by the coding sequence ATGAATTTGGAAGACTTACGCTCCTTCTGTCAGCATCTGCCGGCGGCTACGGAAGATATAAAATGGGGACATGATTTGTGCTTTAGCGTGGGACAAAAAATGTTCTGCGTCATGTCCCTGGACTCTCCCACTACCGTCAGCTTCAAAGCCAGCGACGAGGATTTTGCCCTGCTCACGGAAACGCCCGCCATTATTCCGGCACCTTACATGGCCCGCCACCACTGGATGCTGGTGCAGGAACTCCGCCGCTTTACCACCCCGGAATGGCAGGAATACGTCCGAAAATCCTACGAGCTAGTCTGGGCCAAACTTTCGCGCCGGGTGCAGCAGGAGCTGAGCGCGCGGTCCTCTGCCTAA
- the rimK gene encoding 30S ribosomal protein S6--L-glutamate ligase — protein sequence MKLAILSREPKLYSTARLVEAAQLRGHQVEVIDHLHCNLVLEKGMPGIIYQGRRLEDFDAIIPRIGASVTFYGCAVVRQFEMMKVRTAVESQAIVRSRDKLRSMQILARAGVGMPKTAFTNYSDEVPQMIEQVGGAPVIIKLLEGTQGLGVVLAESAKAAQSVIEAFHNLKARIIVQEFIAESKGADLRAFVVNGEVVGAMKRQGAAGEFRSNLHRGGSGKLVKLTRAEKAAALLAAKSLGLGIAGVDMLQSKRGPLVLEVNSSPGLEGIEKATGLDIAGKIIEYTEELARKHKSKGAKRKTTASAAPDSQSDEPQQ from the coding sequence ATGAAACTGGCGATTCTGTCGCGTGAGCCGAAACTCTATTCCACTGCCCGTTTGGTAGAAGCCGCCCAATTGCGCGGCCACCAGGTAGAGGTAATAGACCATCTGCACTGCAACCTGGTACTTGAAAAAGGCATGCCTGGTATTATTTACCAAGGCCGTCGTTTAGAAGATTTCGATGCCATTATTCCCCGCATCGGGGCTTCCGTTACGTTTTATGGCTGCGCCGTAGTGCGTCAGTTTGAGATGATGAAGGTGCGCACGGCTGTGGAAAGCCAGGCCATTGTGCGCAGCCGCGATAAGCTCCGCTCTATGCAGATCCTGGCCCGCGCCGGCGTGGGCATGCCCAAAACCGCCTTCACCAACTATTCCGATGAAGTGCCCCAGATGATTGAGCAGGTAGGCGGGGCGCCGGTTATCATTAAGCTGCTGGAAGGCACCCAGGGCCTGGGCGTGGTACTGGCCGAATCGGCCAAAGCGGCCCAGTCTGTTATTGAGGCCTTCCACAACCTGAAAGCCCGCATTATTGTGCAGGAGTTCATTGCCGAAAGCAAAGGTGCTGACCTCCGGGCCTTTGTGGTAAACGGCGAAGTAGTAGGGGCCATGAAGCGGCAAGGTGCGGCCGGCGAGTTCCGCTCTAACCTGCACCGGGGCGGCAGCGGCAAGCTGGTAAAGCTGACCCGGGCCGAAAAAGCAGCCGCGCTGCTGGCCGCCAAATCCCTGGGCCTGGGCATTGCCGGGGTAGATATGCTGCAAAGCAAGCGGGGCCCGCTGGTGCTGGAGGTAAATTCCTCGCCGGGCCTGGAAGGCATTGAAAAAGCTACCGGTCTGGATATAGCCGGCAAAATCATTGAGTATACCGAGGAGTTGGCCCGGAAGCACAAAAGCAAGGGTGCCAAGCGCAAAACCACGGCGTCGGCTGCCCCCGATAGTCAGTCGGACGAGCCACAGCAGTAG
- a CDS encoding ATP-dependent zinc protease: MKKPRVPKQVVGRRELVDFPEFQLWGVEAKVDTGAYTSAIHCSNIHVERLPDGREQLRVLLLDPSHPNFDGTPMEFSDFSLRDIRSSNGEVQERFVIRASLRLFGQDYVTEFSLSDRSDMKYPVLIGRLLLRQARFVVDVSRLNVSYKAGQAAERRAR; this comes from the coding sequence ATGAAAAAACCGCGGGTACCAAAGCAAGTTGTGGGGCGGCGTGAGCTGGTAGATTTTCCGGAGTTTCAGCTCTGGGGGGTAGAAGCCAAAGTGGATACGGGCGCCTACACCAGCGCCATCCATTGTTCCAACATTCACGTAGAGCGTCTCCCGGATGGGCGGGAGCAGCTGCGCGTGCTGTTGCTGGACCCCTCGCACCCCAACTTCGACGGTACGCCCATGGAATTTTCGGATTTTTCTCTGCGCGATATTCGCAGCTCCAATGGCGAGGTGCAGGAGCGCTTCGTCATCCGGGCTTCCCTGCGGCTGTTCGGACAAGATTATGTCACGGAGTTCTCATTATCTGACCGTTCCGACATGAAGTATCCGGTGCTGATAGGCCGTTTACTGCTGCGCCAGGCCCGATTTGTGGTTGATGTCAGCCGCCTGAACGTCTCGTACAAAGCCGGGCAAGCGGCAGAGCGCCGCGCCCGCTAA
- a CDS encoding PQQ-dependent sugar dehydrogenase has protein sequence MMKSRLLPLLLLAPLWAATPGAPVVSAPDNLTKIKLPPGFTISYFARNVSGARSLAVGTDGTVYVGTRGDKVYALPDRNRDGRADEVITIASGLNQPNGVAVRNGALYVGEIQRIVRYDNIAARLKQRPKPVVVYDKLPNKEWHGWKYIAFGPDGKLYVPVGAPCNSCEPEEPIFATINRLNPDGTGLETFAYGVRNTVGFDWSPVDKALWFTDNGRDLLGDNLPADELNRAPAAGMHFGFPYFFAGDVKDPQFGEGKSAGTYVKPARKLGPHVAALGMKFYTGRQFPAAYRNQIFIPEHGSWNRSQKLGYRITLVRLDATGKQATSYENFATGWLQGQKAWGRPVCLLVMPDGSMLVSDDQNDAVYRISYKGGK, from the coding sequence ATGATGAAAAGCCGTCTGCTTCCGTTGCTGCTACTGGCGCCATTATGGGCCGCCACGCCGGGTGCCCCCGTGGTATCCGCCCCCGATAACCTGACCAAAATCAAGCTGCCGCCGGGCTTCACCATCAGCTACTTTGCCCGCAACGTAAGCGGGGCCCGCTCGCTGGCCGTCGGCACCGATGGCACCGTGTACGTAGGCACCCGCGGCGACAAAGTGTACGCCCTGCCGGACCGCAACCGTGACGGCCGCGCCGATGAAGTCATAACCATAGCCTCGGGCCTTAACCAGCCCAATGGCGTGGCCGTGCGCAATGGCGCGTTGTACGTAGGCGAAATCCAACGCATTGTGCGCTACGATAACATTGCCGCGCGCCTGAAGCAGCGCCCCAAACCGGTGGTAGTGTATGATAAGCTGCCCAACAAAGAATGGCACGGCTGGAAATACATTGCCTTTGGGCCCGATGGCAAGCTGTACGTGCCCGTAGGGGCGCCCTGCAACTCCTGCGAGCCCGAGGAGCCTATCTTCGCCACCATCAACCGTCTGAACCCCGACGGTACCGGCCTGGAAACCTTTGCCTACGGCGTGCGCAACACCGTGGGCTTCGACTGGAGCCCGGTAGACAAGGCCCTCTGGTTTACCGACAACGGCCGCGACCTGCTGGGCGACAATCTGCCGGCCGATGAGCTGAACCGGGCTCCTGCGGCCGGCATGCACTTCGGCTTTCCCTATTTCTTTGCCGGTGATGTGAAGGACCCGCAGTTTGGAGAAGGGAAATCAGCCGGTACGTATGTGAAGCCGGCCCGCAAGCTGGGGCCGCACGTGGCCGCATTGGGAATGAAGTTCTACACGGGCCGGCAGTTTCCGGCCGCCTACCGCAATCAGATTTTTATTCCCGAGCACGGCTCCTGGAACCGCAGCCAGAAACTGGGCTACCGCATTACGCTGGTCAGGCTGGATGCCACGGGCAAACAGGCCACCAGCTACGAAAACTTTGCTACCGGCTGGCTGCAGGGTCAGAAGGCCTGGGGCCGCCCCGTGTGCCTGCTGGTGATGCCCGATGGCTCCATGCTGGTCTCCGACGACCAGAACGACGCCGTATACCGCATCAGCTACAAAGGAGGGAAGTAG
- a CDS encoding 2TM domain-containing protein, which produces MEPVERDPQLWRMAQDRARFKTHLFTYAWVNALLWTIWFLTARHSNGIPWPVWATVFWGLSLVFQGFSTYGGYGKNQLSEREYERLMRQRERH; this is translated from the coding sequence ATGGAACCTGTAGAACGTGACCCCCAGCTTTGGCGCATGGCCCAAGACCGTGCCCGCTTTAAAACACATTTGTTCACGTATGCCTGGGTAAATGCCCTGCTATGGACTATCTGGTTTCTGACGGCCCGCCACTCAAATGGTATTCCGTGGCCCGTGTGGGCCACCGTATTCTGGGGCCTGTCCCTGGTTTTTCAGGGCTTTTCCACGTACGGGGGCTATGGGAAAAACCAGCTTTCGGAGCGGGAATACGAGCGGCTGATGCGCCAGCGGGAGCGGCACTAA
- a CDS encoding O-acetyl-ADP-ribose deacetylase — translation MASSDPTASPWRAAQSFGRILLYLGDITKLDTDAIVNAANSSLLGGGGVDGAIHLAGGPAIREACQQIRATQYSAGLPTGEAVLTTGGQLPASFVIHTVGPVWQGGHKREPELLASCYRNSLQLATEHQLSTIAFPGISTGIYSYPKEEAAELAVREVRKYLTQFEFPQTVVFVAFNEDNRWLYEQELLK, via the coding sequence ATGGCCTCCTCTGATCCTACTGCCTCTCCCTGGCGCGCTGCCCAATCCTTTGGGCGCATTCTCCTGTACCTGGGTGATATTACGAAGCTTGACACCGATGCCATTGTGAATGCGGCCAACTCCTCCCTACTGGGCGGCGGCGGTGTAGATGGGGCTATTCACCTGGCAGGGGGGCCAGCCATCCGGGAAGCTTGTCAGCAGATACGCGCCACCCAATATTCCGCTGGATTGCCCACCGGCGAGGCCGTACTGACTACCGGCGGCCAGCTGCCGGCTTCGTTCGTAATTCATACCGTGGGCCCGGTGTGGCAGGGCGGCCACAAGCGCGAGCCGGAGCTGCTGGCCAGCTGCTACCGCAACTCCCTGCAGCTGGCTACGGAGCATCAGCTGAGCACTATTGCCTTTCCGGGCATCAGTACAGGCATTTATAGCTACCCCAAGGAAGAAGCGGCCGAGCTGGCCGTGCGGGAAGTCCGGAAGTATCTGACCCAGTTTGAGTTTCCGCAAACCGTGGTTTTCGTGGCCTTTAATGAGGATAACCGCTGGCTTTACGAGCAGGAGCTGCTGAAATAA
- a CDS encoding alpha/beta fold hydrolase: MKTQLHYQRYGTGPRAILAFHGYGQGEGHWRNLIAALDPGVTVYAFDLFYHGRSRLARPDAPLTKKRLGEVMDDFLREQQLTRYGLLAFSMGAKFALTLLENHPEQVEKIWLIAPDGLQRQFWYKLATSPAVMRGMLGRAVLRPQRLLGLLDTLAQRRLVNTGLVRFAQWQLDSREKRLRVYRSWTGFRNLTFDLTHLRRLLNQHQIPITFFLGQHDRVIPYAGLQPFISGLQHAHTVVLNAGHAGLLHDVTSWLRRHPQEAGW, translated from the coding sequence ATGAAAACGCAACTGCACTATCAGCGCTATGGCACCGGGCCCCGGGCAATTCTGGCCTTTCATGGCTATGGGCAGGGCGAGGGCCACTGGCGCAACCTGATTGCCGCGCTGGACCCCGGCGTCACGGTATATGCCTTCGACCTGTTTTACCACGGCCGCAGCCGCCTGGCCCGCCCCGACGCCCCTCTCACTAAAAAGCGGCTGGGCGAGGTGATGGATGATTTTTTGCGGGAGCAGCAGCTCACCCGCTATGGGTTGCTGGCTTTCAGCATGGGGGCCAAATTTGCTCTCACGCTGCTGGAAAACCACCCGGAGCAGGTAGAGAAAATCTGGTTGATTGCCCCCGATGGCCTGCAGCGCCAGTTCTGGTATAAGCTGGCCACCTCGCCGGCCGTGATGCGTGGTATGCTGGGCCGGGCCGTGCTGCGGCCCCAGCGCCTGCTGGGGTTGCTGGATACCCTGGCACAGCGGCGGCTGGTCAACACAGGTCTGGTACGCTTTGCGCAGTGGCAGCTGGACAGCCGCGAAAAGCGCCTGCGCGTGTACCGCAGCTGGACGGGCTTCCGGAACCTCACGTTTGATCTGACCCACTTGCGCCGCCTGCTCAATCAGCATCAGATACCCATTACCTTTTTCCTGGGTCAGCACGACCGGGTCATTCCGTATGCCGGCCTGCAGCCCTTCATCAGTGGCCTGCAGCACGCGCACACTGTGGTCCTGAATGCCGGGCACGCTGGTTTGCTTCATGACGTAACCAGCTGGCTGCGGCGGCACCCACAGGAAGCCGGCTGGTAG
- a CDS encoding DUF502 domain-containing protein, which produces MSKLGNYFLNGLLIVAPITITIYILVGLFMWLDGLFNLNGFPGLGLLTMLVLITLVGFVARSFAVRPFLVLAERVLHRTPLVSIIYSSLKDLFDAFVGDNQKFNRPVLVCVNEETKAYRMGFATQDDLSVMHRPDLLAVYYPHSYNFSGELQLVPKESVTYLDLPSSEVMKFIVSGGVSKL; this is translated from the coding sequence ATGAGCAAACTCGGCAATTACTTTCTCAATGGGCTGCTGATTGTAGCCCCCATCACCATCACCATTTATATTCTGGTGGGCCTCTTTATGTGGCTGGATGGCCTGTTCAACCTGAATGGCTTTCCCGGCCTGGGTCTGCTCACCATGCTGGTGCTGATTACGCTGGTGGGCTTTGTGGCCCGCTCTTTTGCCGTGCGCCCGTTTCTGGTGCTCGCGGAGCGGGTGCTGCACCGCACCCCGCTGGTTAGCATCATTTATTCCAGCCTGAAAGATTTGTTTGATGCTTTTGTCGGCGACAATCAGAAGTTCAACCGCCCCGTGCTGGTGTGCGTGAACGAGGAAACCAAAGCCTACCGCATGGGCTTTGCCACCCAGGATGACCTGAGCGTGATGCACCGCCCCGATTTGCTGGCCGTGTACTACCCGCACTCCTACAACTTCTCCGGCGAACTGCAGCTGGTGCCCAAAGAATCCGTCACGTACCTGGATTTGCCCAGCAGTGAGGTAATGAAGTTTATTGTTTCCGGGGGCGTGTCTAAGTTGTGA
- a CDS encoding 4-hydroxy-3-methylbut-2-enyl diphosphate reductase — MNVTIDKNSGYCFGVEFAIQMAEDELANEPTLYCLGDIVHNRMEVERLHALGLRIIDREQLGTLHDCKVLIRAHGEPPETYQLALQNNLELIDASCPVVLKLQNRVKHAFDATTRQEGQIVIYGQPGHAEVTGLNGQTGNRALIVMHEADLDQIDFTRPVTLFSQTTKSTAGFYHMKELIEQRIQAVGGPLQAFDANDSICRQVSNREPALRRFAVDHDVVIFVSGRKSSNGKALFSVVNQTNPRSYFVENEQEIDDAWFQGANSVGICGATSTPMWLMSRVAERIEPVAAA; from the coding sequence ATGAATGTTACGATAGATAAGAATTCCGGGTATTGCTTTGGGGTCGAATTCGCCATTCAGATGGCTGAGGACGAGCTGGCCAATGAACCGACGCTCTATTGCCTCGGCGACATTGTACACAACCGCATGGAGGTGGAGCGCCTCCATGCCCTGGGCCTGCGCATCATCGACCGGGAGCAGCTGGGCACCCTGCACGACTGCAAAGTGCTTATCCGGGCCCACGGCGAGCCGCCGGAAACCTACCAGCTGGCCCTACAGAACAACCTGGAGCTGATTGATGCTTCCTGCCCCGTAGTGCTGAAGCTGCAGAACCGCGTAAAGCACGCCTTCGACGCCACCACCCGGCAGGAAGGCCAGATTGTCATCTACGGGCAGCCCGGGCACGCCGAAGTGACGGGCCTCAATGGCCAGACCGGCAACCGCGCCCTCATTGTGATGCACGAGGCCGACCTGGACCAGATTGATTTCACCCGCCCCGTTACCCTGTTCAGCCAGACCACCAAGAGCACCGCCGGCTTCTACCACATGAAGGAGCTGATAGAGCAGCGTATTCAGGCGGTGGGCGGCCCTCTGCAGGCCTTTGATGCCAACGACAGCATCTGCCGCCAGGTAAGCAACCGGGAGCCGGCCCTGCGCCGCTTTGCCGTAGATCATGACGTGGTGATATTTGTCAGCGGCCGCAAAAGCTCCAATGGCAAGGCTCTGTTCTCGGTGGTGAACCAGACCAACCCGCGCAGCTATTTCGTGGAAAACGAGCAGGAAATAGACGACGCCTGGTTTCAGGGGGCAAACTCCGTGGGAATTTGCGGGGCTACCAGCACCCCCATGTGGCTCATGAGCCGCGTAGCAGAGCGTATTGAGCCCGTGGCCGCTGCGTAA
- the cmk gene encoding (d)CMP kinase, giving the protein MKLLVIAIDGYSSCGKSTTAKAVAAELGYAYIDTGAMYRAVTLYLLEHNISLEDLPRIEQALHEMHITFKRNRRTGRNEVCIDGEIREDEIRQMRISNSVSEVSVIPAVRHAMVRQQQRMGRKRGVVMDGRDIGTTVFPDAEVKIFMTADTRTRALRRQDELLAKGEEVALESIIDNLIKRDHIDSTRSESPLRRAADAVLLDTSHITIDEQVDFVLERVSAVLLAQAAAAYNERNGSEAVV; this is encoded by the coding sequence ATGAAACTACTCGTCATTGCCATCGATGGCTACTCCTCGTGCGGCAAAAGCACCACGGCTAAGGCCGTAGCCGCCGAATTAGGCTACGCCTACATCGATACGGGCGCCATGTACCGGGCAGTGACGTTGTATTTACTGGAGCATAACATCAGTCTGGAAGACCTGCCTCGTATTGAGCAGGCCCTGCATGAGATGCACATCACTTTTAAGCGCAACCGCCGGACGGGGCGCAACGAGGTGTGTATTGACGGCGAAATCCGGGAAGATGAAATCCGCCAGATGCGTATTTCCAACTCCGTGAGCGAGGTATCCGTGATTCCGGCCGTGCGCCACGCCATGGTGCGCCAGCAGCAGCGCATGGGCCGCAAGCGCGGCGTGGTAATGGATGGGCGGGATATTGGCACCACCGTGTTTCCGGATGCGGAAGTGAAAATATTTATGACGGCCGATACCCGAACCCGCGCCCTGCGCCGCCAGGATGAGCTGTTGGCCAAAGGGGAAGAGGTGGCGCTGGAAAGCATTATTGATAACCTCATCAAGCGCGACCATATAGATTCTACCCGCAGCGAGAGCCCCCTGCGCCGCGCCGCCGATGCCGTGCTGCTGGATACTTCGCACATTACCATTGATGAGCAGGTGGATTTCGTCCTCGAACGGGTTTCCGCCGTATTGTTAGCACAGGCTGCCGCCGCTTATAATGAGCGAAATGGCAGTGAAGCCGTGGTATAA
- the ade gene encoding adenine deaminase, with amino-acid sequence MPTEFQLTANVVDLFAQTILPATIQVAAGRIQSITPTGATAPDAALPYALPGFVDAHVHVESSLLVPAEFARLAVVHGTVATVSDPHEIGNVLGVAGVEYMLASAGHVPFKFCFGAPSCVPATVFETAGATITAQDIEELFQNPQIGYLAEMMNWPGVLHRDAEVMEKIRLAQAYGRPVDGHAPGLRGEDARQYAAAGISTDHECFTAEEALDKLAVGMKILIREGSAARNFEALIDLLPEYYENMMFCSDDKHPDTLVLGHINQLVERAVARGQDVLKVLRVACRNPVEHYNLPVGLLRPGDAADFIVVQNLQNFQVQQTYLDGVLVAENGQTRIASAPCPVVNQFHPQHLTAADFAVPTPGDVATVRVMECFDGQLITARHDMAANVQDGYVVADVPQDVLKLTVVNRYHAAPPAASFIQGFGLKKGALASSVGHDSHNITAVGCDDESLARAVNLVMEAKGGLAAVGPDGQEMLLPLPVAGLMSDKDGYHVAEAYAAVDALAKQLGSPLQAPFMTLSFMALLVIPSLKLSDKGLFDGEAFRFVEAVV; translated from the coding sequence ATGCCCACCGAATTCCAGCTGACGGCCAATGTCGTCGACCTCTTCGCGCAAACTATCCTGCCCGCCACTATTCAGGTAGCGGCCGGGCGCATCCAGTCCATTACTCCCACCGGTGCCACCGCTCCCGATGCCGCCCTCCCCTATGCTCTGCCCGGCTTTGTAGATGCGCATGTGCACGTGGAAAGCTCCCTGCTGGTGCCCGCCGAGTTTGCCCGCCTGGCCGTGGTGCACGGCACCGTAGCCACCGTCTCCGATCCGCACGAAATAGGCAACGTGCTGGGCGTGGCAGGCGTGGAGTATATGCTGGCCAGCGCCGGGCACGTGCCCTTTAAGTTCTGCTTTGGGGCTCCCTCCTGCGTGCCCGCCACCGTGTTTGAAACCGCCGGCGCCACCATTACCGCCCAGGATATTGAGGAGCTCTTCCAGAACCCCCAAATCGGATATCTGGCTGAGATGATGAACTGGCCCGGCGTGCTACACCGCGACGCGGAGGTGATGGAGAAAATCCGGCTGGCCCAGGCCTATGGCCGCCCCGTAGATGGGCACGCCCCCGGCCTGCGCGGCGAGGATGCCCGCCAGTACGCCGCCGCCGGCATCAGCACCGACCACGAGTGCTTTACGGCCGAAGAAGCCTTGGACAAGCTGGCCGTGGGCATGAAAATCCTGATCCGGGAAGGCTCCGCGGCCCGCAACTTTGAGGCGCTGATTGATTTGCTGCCGGAATACTACGAGAATATGATGTTCTGCTCCGACGACAAGCACCCCGATACGCTGGTGCTGGGCCACATCAACCAGCTGGTGGAGCGGGCCGTGGCCCGCGGCCAGGATGTGCTGAAGGTGCTGCGCGTGGCCTGCCGCAACCCCGTGGAGCACTACAACCTACCCGTGGGCCTGCTCCGGCCCGGGGATGCCGCCGATTTTATTGTTGTGCAAAACCTCCAAAATTTCCAGGTGCAGCAAACCTACCTGGATGGGGTGCTGGTGGCCGAAAACGGCCAGACGCGCATAGCCTCGGCCCCTTGCCCGGTAGTCAACCAGTTTCATCCCCAGCACCTCACGGCGGCTGATTTTGCGGTGCCCACCCCCGGCGATGTAGCCACCGTGCGCGTGATGGAGTGCTTCGACGGCCAGCTTATCACGGCCCGCCACGATATGGCCGCCAACGTGCAGGATGGCTATGTGGTAGCTGATGTGCCGCAGGATGTTCTGAAGCTGACGGTGGTAAACCGCTACCACGCGGCTCCACCCGCGGCTTCGTTCATCCAAGGATTTGGCCTGAAAAAAGGGGCGCTGGCCAGCAGTGTAGGCCACGACTCGCACAACATCACGGCCGTGGGCTGCGACGACGAGAGCCTGGCCCGCGCCGTTAATCTTGTGATGGAAGCCAAAGGGGGTCTGGCCGCAGTGGGCCCTGATGGCCAGGAAATGCTCCTGCCGCTGCCCGTAGCGGGGCTAATGTCAGATAAAGATGGCTACCACGTGGCGGAGGCTTATGCCGCCGTAGATGCCCTGGCCAAGCAGCTGGGCTCGCCGCTGCAGGCCCCCTTCATGACGCTGTCGTTTATGGCGCTGCTGGTCATTCCCAGCCTCAAGCTCAGCGACAAAGGCCTGTTTGATGGCGAAGCCTTCCGGTTTGTAGAAGCGGTAGTGTAG
- a CDS encoding response regulator, which yields MPKKLRNVVLVDDNETTSFLNNRLLSRLDVAESVQSFSRAEEAYAFLWGDGSDGTGTSSEKAANLIFLDLKMPGMDGFEFLKLYDALPEQAKRNTVMTVLTTSMHSADTARVAQYKDVEYLAKPLTEEKMNKLIEKRFKDK from the coding sequence ATGCCCAAGAAACTGCGCAACGTTGTACTGGTGGATGATAACGAAACCACCAGCTTTCTGAATAACCGCTTGCTCAGCCGTTTAGATGTGGCGGAAAGCGTGCAATCCTTCTCCCGCGCCGAAGAAGCCTATGCCTTCCTGTGGGGTGATGGCTCGGACGGTACCGGCACCAGCTCCGAAAAAGCGGCTAACCTGATATTTCTGGACCTGAAAATGCCCGGCATGGATGGTTTCGAGTTTCTGAAGCTGTATGATGCGCTGCCCGAGCAGGCCAAGCGCAACACGGTAATGACGGTTCTCACCACCTCCATGCACTCCGCGGATACCGCCCGGGTAGCCCAGTACAAGGATGTGGAGTACCTGGCCAAGCCGCTCACGGAGGAGAAAATGAATAAGCTCATCGAGAAGCGGTTTAAGGACAAGTAA
- the sucD gene encoding succinate--CoA ligase subunit alpha, whose product MSVLVNKDSKVIVQGFTGSEGSFHAQQMIEYGTNVVGGVTPGKGGTQHLERPVFNTVADAVEKTGANTSIIFVPPAFAADAIMEAADAGIKVIVTITEGIPTKDMIAVKEYLKGRDGLRMIGPNCPGVMTAGECKVGIMPGFIFQKGRVGIVSKSGTLTYEAVDQLTKAGLGQTTAIGIGGDPIIGTTTKEAVEMLMNDPETEGIVMIGEIGGGMEAEAARWIKETGNKKPVVGFIAGQTAPPGRRMGHAGAIVGGADDTAAAKMAIMRECGIHVVDSPAEIGDTMLRVLGGK is encoded by the coding sequence ATGAGTGTTCTGGTCAACAAGGATTCTAAAGTGATTGTGCAGGGCTTTACCGGCTCCGAAGGCTCGTTCCACGCCCAGCAGATGATTGAGTACGGCACCAACGTGGTGGGCGGCGTAACGCCCGGCAAAGGAGGCACCCAGCACCTGGAGCGCCCCGTGTTCAACACCGTGGCCGACGCCGTAGAGAAAACCGGTGCCAATACCAGCATCATTTTCGTGCCACCAGCTTTTGCCGCTGATGCCATTATGGAAGCAGCTGATGCCGGCATTAAGGTTATCGTTACCATCACCGAAGGCATTCCAACCAAGGACATGATTGCGGTAAAGGAATACCTGAAAGGCCGCGACGGGCTGCGCATGATTGGGCCTAACTGCCCCGGCGTGATGACGGCCGGCGAGTGCAAAGTGGGCATCATGCCCGGCTTCATTTTCCAGAAAGGCCGCGTAGGCATCGTGTCCAAGTCGGGCACCCTGACCTACGAAGCCGTAGACCAGCTAACCAAAGCTGGCCTGGGCCAGACCACGGCCATCGGCATTGGCGGTGACCCCATCATTGGCACCACCACCAAAGAAGCCGTAGAAATGCTCATGAACGACCCCGAAACCGAGGGCATCGTGATGATTGGCGAAATTGGCGGTGGCATGGAAGCTGAAGCCGCACGCTGGATTAAAGAAACCGGTAACAAGAAGCCCGTAGTTGGCTTTATTGCCGGCCAAACGGCCCCTCCCGGCCGCCGCATGGGCCACGCCGGTGCTATCGTAGGCGGTGCCGACGACACGGCAGCTGCTAAAATGGCCATCATGCGCGAGTGCGGTATCCACGTAGTGGACTCGCCCGCTGAAATTGGTGACACCATGCTGCGCGTACTGGGCGGCAAGTAG